The sequence below is a genomic window from Streptococcus oralis.
GTGTACACCCTCTACTTTTGCAGTAGCAATAGCAATGATTTTTTCAAGTACACGTGGGGCGATAACGATTTCGCCAAGTTGTTCTTCAATTCCCATAGAATGACCTCTTTCTAGAGATTAGGCACGAGAAACGTAAGTTCCTTCTGCAGTGTTGATAACGAGTTTTTGTCCTGCTTCGATGAAGTCTGGAACGTTTACGACAAGTCCAGTTTCCATCGTTGCTGGTTTACCAGAACCTGTAACAGTAGCACCTTTGATAGATGGTTGAGTTTCTGCAACTGTCAATTCAACAGTAGTTGGTACAGTTACACCGATTACTTCAGTTCCGTAGAATTGAATCTTCACTTCTGAGTTTTCAAGGATGTAAAGCAACTCGTTTTCAACGTTGACTACAGGGATTTCGTATTGGTCGTAAGTTTCAGTGTTCATGAAGTAGGCAGTTTCATCCATTTTGTACAAGTATTGAGCTGGGACAGTCTCGATGATAGCTTGTTCAAATTTTTCCTCTGGACGGTAGCTTGTGTCAAATGTAGAACCAGTACGGACATCACGCAATTTCATACGCATGATCGTGTTTCCTTTACCTGGTTTGTGGTGGCTAGCTTCCAAAACGCGGATCAATTTTCCGTCAGCTGTTTCAAAGGTCATACCAGCTTTTAATTTACTTGCTTCAATCATGTTTTTACCTCTTTAATAAATATTATTACTCTTCATTTTACCATAAAATACTCTGGAAATAAAGCCAAAATAGTTATTGGGAGTTGGTAGAGAAGAAAAAACCAACCTTAGGGCTGGTTTTTTTCTATCTAGTTTTCTTTCAACTTGGCCAATTCCTGGGCGAGTAGTTTAAGGGCAACTTGTGGGTTGGCTTGTCCTTTGGTTGCCTTCATGAGGAAGCCTGTGAAGGCCTTGTCTGCGTTGCGTTTACCTGATTTGAAGTCGGCAACGGCTGCTTCATTATCTGCGAAGACTTGGTGAATGATTGGAATCAGAATATTTGGATCTGAGATTTGTACCAAGCCTGCTTTTTCCACGTATTCACGCGCGCCACCGCCATTTTTAGCTAGGTGGACAAAGACTTTCTTGGCGATCTTAGAAGAGATAGTGCCGTCTTCGATGATGGCAATCATTTCTACCAAGTTTTCTGGTGTCAATTCGATTTGTTCCAGTGTTTTGCCTTCAGCATTCAAGAACTGAGCGACTTCGCCTTGGAGCCAGTTAGAGACTTGTTTGGCATCGCCACCTAGGGCAACAGCTTTTTCAAAGAAGTCAGAAGTGACTTTGTTTGCAGTTAACTGGCTAGCGTCGTAGTCTGACAAGCCAAGGTCAGCAACGTAGCGAGCACGGCGTTCTTTTGGAAATTCTGGCAATTCTGTGCGCATTTCCTCAATCCACTCATCTGAGATTTCAAAGAGTGGTAGGTCTGGTTCTGGGAAGTAGCGGTAGTCAGCAGCACCTTCTTTGACACGCATGAGGATAGTTGCTTTGTTAGCTTCATCGTAACGGCGTGTTTCTTGGCGGATTTGACCACCTGAGCGAAGGATTTCAGCTTGTCGTTGGACTTCGTATTCAAGCCCCTTACGGACGTTAGAGAAGGAGTTGAGGTTTTTCAACTCAGTCTTGGTACCGAATTTCTCTTGACCATAAGGGCGAAGCGAAATGTTGGCATCCACACGCATGGAACCTTCTTCCATCTTAACGTCTGAAATGCCAGCGTACTGGATGACTTCCTTGAGGGCAGTCAGATAAGCATAGGCTTCTTCTGGCGAACGCATGTCGGCTTCAGAAACAATCTCAATCAATGGCACCCCTTGGCGATTGAGGTCAACATAAGAGTAGCCATCTGTACCGTGGGTGTTTTTACCAGCATCTTCTTCCAAGTGAGCGCGCTCGATACCGATTTTCTTGGTCGTACCGTCTTCTAGCTCCACTTCAATCCAGCCGTTGTAGCCGATTGGCTCATCAAACTGAGAAATTTGGTAGGCTTTTGGATTATCAGGGTAGAAGTAGTTCTTGCGGTCGAAGTGCATCTTTTTGTGGATGTCCATGTTGAGGGCAAGAGCGGCCTTGATACCAGCATCGACAACCCCTTTATTGAGAACCGGAAGTACTCCTGGGAAAGACCAGTCAATCACGTTGGTGTTGGCATTTTGGTCATTTCCAAAGTGAGCAGAAGTTGGTGAGAAGATTTTTGAATTGGTGTTGAGCTCTACGTGGACTTCAAGTCCAATGACTGTTTCAAAGTTCATTAGTTGTCACCTCCAAAAATCACGGGTTGTTGTTTGTGGTAGTCTGTTGTTGCTTCAAAGGCAGCAGCAGCTTGGTAAATGGTTTCCTCAGAGTACTTAGGACCGATCAATTGGAGACCGACTGGTAGACCTTGAGCAAATCCAGCAGGAATTGAAATTCCTGGGAGACCTGCTAAGTTGACTGGGATGGTCAAAAGGTCAGCCAAGTACATGGCAACGGGGTCGTGGTTGAGTGAGTCCAAATCATAGGCAACGCTTGGAGCAGTTGGTCCCAAAATCAAGTCGTAATCCGCAAAGACTTTTTCGAAATCTTGGATGATGAGGGTACGGACCTGACCAGCTTTCTTATAGTAGGCATCATAGTAACCTGATGAAAGGCTGAAAGTTCCTAGCATGATACGGCGTTTTACTTCTTCACCGAAACCTTGGCTACGGCTGTTTACATAGATTTCATCAAGATTCGTCGCATCCTCTGCGCGGTAGCCGTAACGGATACCGTCAAAGCGTTGCAAGTTTGAGGATGCTTCTGATGAAGCGATGATGTAGTAAACGGCAACACCGTATTTAGAGTGAGGAAGGCTGACTTCTTCAACGATGGCACCAAGCTTTTCAAAGTGTTTGGCTGCATTCAGAATGGTTTCCTTAACCTCTGGGTCAATCCCTTCACCAAGGTATTCCTTAGGCAAAGCAATTTTCATTCCCTTGATGTCTTGGCCGATTTTTGAAGTAAAGTCAGCGATGCGGACAGGAGCAGAAGTAGAGTCTTTAGCATCTTCGCTGGCAATCGCATTAAGCAAGAGGGCATTTTCTTTAACAGTTGGCGCAAAAGGTCCAATCTGGTCTAATGAGCTACCGAAGGCAATGAGACCGAAACGAGAAACCGTTCCGTAGGTTGGTTTGAGACCAACAATCCCGTTGAAGGCAGCAGGTTGGCGGATGGAACCACCCGTATCAGAACCAAGTGACAAGCGGACTTGCCCTGAAGCTACAGCTGCAGCAGAACCGCTTGATGAACCACCAGGAACCTTGCTGTGGTCCCAAGCATTTTTTGTTGCGCCGTAGTAGGAAGTCTCACCAGAACCACCCATGGCAAATTCGTCCATGTTGGTTTTCCCAACAACGATCATACCCTTAGCTTTGGCATTGGCAACGGCTGTCGCATCAAAGATTGGCTCGTAGTTGTAGAGCATTTTTGAGGCTGCAGTTGTGAGGATGCCGTCAGTAGAAATATTATCCTTAACAGCCAGTGGAATTCCTGAAAGGACATTATCCGCGTCAATTCCAGCTTCATCAACGGCTTTAGCTTGAGCAAGGGCTTGTTCTTCAGCGATAGTGACAAAAGCATTGATAGCTTTCTCGCGAGACTTGATATCTTCAAGCGTGGCTTGTGTCAATTCAGTAGCTGAAATCTCCTTAGATACAAGGAGGTTGTGCAAGTCTTCAATCGTTTTGTTATTAAAAGTCATTAGGCATCTCCTCCATCATCTAGGATAGCTGGTACCTTAATATAGTAGTTTTCTTTTTCAGGTACGTTTTTAAACAAGCGGTCACGGTCTGTTCCTTCTTCGGCCACATCAGGGCGGAGTACGGTCTTGCGGTCAGCCATGGTCGTAGTAGGTGCGACACCAGTTGTGTCGACTTCGCCCAGCAATTCAACCATGTCAACAATTTTAGACAAGGTTGTCGCAAAGGCAGCAGTTTCTTCTTCAGAGAATTTTAATTTTGAAAGATTGGCAACGTGTGTTACCTCTTCTTGCGTAATTTTCATCTTGCATCCTTTCGTGAAATGATGATTTTTAGTCTGTTCTATTTTACCATATTTTCCGATAAATAAGGGAGCCGAACTGAAAAGAAATAGAAATTGAAAAATCGCTTTTAATTCGCTATAATAGTTAAACTAAAAGAAAAATTGAGTGAGACTAGAGATTAATGTAGGAAGAATTCCTCGAAAGATGAGTTAGGATAGAAAATATGCTACATAATTTTTTTACAAGATTTCAAACCGTTCCTCCTCCCATTCCTCCTTTTTGGTACGGAATCATGATGCTTCTCTTAGTGCTTTGTATTTATGGGGCACTTGCTTATCACAAAAATCCGAAATTTGTCCGCTTGTTTAAGGGGATTCAGATCCTCCAGTTACTAGCCCTATATAGCTGGTATGTTGGTTTTGAGATTCCATTTTCAAACAGTCTCCCTTTTTATCATTGCCGTTTGGCCATGTTTGCGGTAGTTTTCTTACCAGATAAATGGCGGAGCAAGCAATATTTTGCCCTCTTAGGAGCAAGTGGAGCGGTATTTGCCTTGGTTTACCCCGTTTTTGACCCCTATGATTTTCCACACATCACCAGTTTTTCATTTTTGATTGGGCACTATGCCCTTTTGGTGAATTCCTTGGTTTACTTGATGAATCACTATGACAAGAGCTTACTTAAGAAGTATATGATCGTAGTCTATACTTTCGTTCTCAATCTCTTTCTAGTTGGGGGTTAATCAGGTGACTGGTGGAAATTATGGTCTCTTAAGGGATACACCATTTATCTCGAATGCTCCTCTATGGATAAAGTACCTTCTTGTGTCCGTCATCCTCTCACTGGCTCTGGTTCTCTTTGATATCTTGTTCAAGAAACGGTGGAAAAAGAGAAATCAGGCGCAATCTGTGCTCTAGTTTACCTTTTTCATCGGATGAGCAATTGAAAAACTCCCCAAAATCCGATATAATGGAGAGTTGAAAGGAATGGTAAAATCCAATGTAAAAATCATTCTTAGCTATATGAAACAACCAAAAATAGAGAATCAAAGAAAGAGAACTTATGACTATTCAAGAAGAAATCAAGAAACGCCGTACCTTTGCCATTATTTCCCACCCGGACGCCGGGAAAACAACCATCACTGAGCAGTTGCTCTACTTCGGGGGCGAGATTCGTGAGGCTGGTACCGTAAAAGGTAAGAAAACAGGGACTTTTGCCAAGTCTGACTGGATGGATATTGAGAAACAACGTGGGATTTCGGTAACCTCATCTGTTATGCAGTTTGACTACGACGGAAAACGCGTCAACATCCTAGATACACCAGGGCACGAGGACTTCTCAGAAGACACCTATCGGACCTTGATGGCGGTGGATGCTGCTGTCATGGTCGTGGACTCTGCCAAGGGTATCGAGACCCAAACTAAAAAATTGTTTGAGGTTGTGAAACACCGTGGTATTCCCGTCTTTACCTTTATGAACAAGCTGGACCGTGACGGTCGTGAACCGCTAGACCTCTTGCAAGAACTAGAAGAAGTCCTAGGTATTGCTAGCTACCCAATGAACTGGCCAATCGGGATGGGGAAAGCCTTTGAAGGC
It includes:
- the efp gene encoding elongation factor P, whose protein sequence is MIEASKLKAGMTFETADGKLIRVLEASHHKPGKGNTIMRMKLRDVRTGSTFDTSYRPEEKFEQAIIETVPAQYLYKMDETAYFMNTETYDQYEIPVVNVENELLYILENSEVKIQFYGTEVIGVTVPTTVELTVAETQPSIKGATVTGSGKPATMETGLVVNVPDFIEAGQKLVINTAEGTYVSRA
- the gatB gene encoding Asp-tRNA(Asn)/Glu-tRNA(Gln) amidotransferase subunit GatB, encoding MNFETVIGLEVHVELNTNSKIFSPTSAHFGNDQNANTNVIDWSFPGVLPVLNKGVVDAGIKAALALNMDIHKKMHFDRKNYFYPDNPKAYQISQFDEPIGYNGWIEVELEDGTTKKIGIERAHLEEDAGKNTHGTDGYSYVDLNRQGVPLIEIVSEADMRSPEEAYAYLTALKEVIQYAGISDVKMEEGSMRVDANISLRPYGQEKFGTKTELKNLNSFSNVRKGLEYEVQRQAEILRSGGQIRQETRRYDEANKATILMRVKEGAADYRYFPEPDLPLFEISDEWIEEMRTELPEFPKERRARYVADLGLSDYDASQLTANKVTSDFFEKAVALGGDAKQVSNWLQGEVAQFLNAEGKTLEQIELTPENLVEMIAIIEDGTISSKIAKKVFVHLAKNGGGAREYVEKAGLVQISDPNILIPIIHQVFADNEAAVADFKSGKRNADKAFTGFLMKATKGQANPQVALKLLAQELAKLKEN
- the gatA gene encoding Asp-tRNA(Asn)/Glu-tRNA(Gln) amidotransferase subunit GatA, with the translated sequence MTFNNKTIEDLHNLLVSKEISATELTQATLEDIKSREKAINAFVTIAEEQALAQAKAVDEAGIDADNVLSGIPLAVKDNISTDGILTTAASKMLYNYEPIFDATAVANAKAKGMIVVGKTNMDEFAMGGSGETSYYGATKNAWDHSKVPGGSSSGSAAAVASGQVRLSLGSDTGGSIRQPAAFNGIVGLKPTYGTVSRFGLIAFGSSLDQIGPFAPTVKENALLLNAIASEDAKDSTSAPVRIADFTSKIGQDIKGMKIALPKEYLGEGIDPEVKETILNAAKHFEKLGAIVEEVSLPHSKYGVAVYYIIASSEASSNLQRFDGIRYGYRAEDATNLDEIYVNSRSQGFGEEVKRRIMLGTFSLSSGYYDAYYKKAGQVRTLIIQDFEKVFADYDLILGPTAPSVAYDLDSLNHDPVAMYLADLLTIPVNLAGLPGISIPAGFAQGLPVGLQLIGPKYSEETIYQAAAAFEATTDYHKQQPVIFGGDN
- the gatC gene encoding Asp-tRNA(Asn)/Glu-tRNA(Gln) amidotransferase subunit GatC, coding for MKITQEEVTHVANLSKLKFSEEETAAFATTLSKIVDMVELLGEVDTTGVAPTTTMADRKTVLRPDVAEEGTDRDRLFKNVPEKENYYIKVPAILDDGGDA